Below is a window of Fulvitalea axinellae DNA.
GTTAGGGAAGTGCTCCAGCAAGAAATCGTTGACCACCATAGCGGTGTTCGTAGGGAAAAGTTTGTTTTTCTCTGCTCCCGTAATCTCCGTTTTGTCAACGGCAAGTAATTTACGCTCTGTGGTGAGTGTTAGCTCGCGGTAAGGGCGTTCTTTGCCGTCGCGGGCTTCCTTCACTACATAGTCTCTTTTCTGGATGGTCGAGATAGTCGGCGCATAGGTGGACGGGCGTCCGATGCCGAGTTCCTCAAGCGTTTTTACTAGGCTGGCTTCCGTATAGCGGGCTGGTGGGCGAGAGAATCCTTGTCTGGCGTTGATGTGGTTCAAGTCCAAGTCCTGACCAATTTCCAGAGGGGGAAGCATTTCCTTGTTCTCGTCCTTTCCGTTTCCGCCATCGTCGTCAACCGATTCGATGTATACTTTGAGGAAACCTTCGAAAGTAATGACTTGACCGCTTGCCGTGAATTGCTTGTCGGAAGTGCTGATGGCGATTTTCGCTGTAGTGCGTTCCAATTTAGCGTCACTCATTTGCGAGGCGATCGCACGCTTCCAGATTAGTTCGTAGAGGCGTTTTTCTCCGTTGTCATTGCCACAAGAGTGTACGGCGAAGTTTGTGGGGCGTACGGCTTCGTGAGCTTCCTGTGCGCCACTGTTTTTGTTCTTGTAAACCCGTTGCTTGTGGTAGTCGGCTCCGTATGCTTGTGTGATTTCGGTTTCAGCCTTTTTGAGGGCTTCTTCCGAAAGCGTCACGGAGTCGGTACGCATATATGTAATCTTACCCGCTTCGTAGAGCTTTTGTGCCAAGCTCATTGTTCTGGATACCGAGTAGCCAAGTTTTCTAGAGGCTTCCTGCTGTAAGGTGGAAGTGGTAAACGGAGGGGCTGGCGATTTTTTTCCTGGCTTTTTGTCGAGCTTAGCGATGCTGAAGTCGGCGCCTGCGCAAGTTTCCAGGAATTGTTGGGCGAGTTCTTCGCTCTTGAATTTTTCGGGAAGTTCGGCTTTGAGCGTTTTGTTGTTGCCCAAATCGAAAATTGCCGTTACCCTGAAGAATGTCTCTGGGGTGAAGTGGTCAATCTGCCTTTCGCGCTCAACTACTAGCCTTACGGCTACGGACTGTACACGGCCGGCCGAGAGTCCAGCTTTGATTTTTTTCCAAAGAACCGGCGAGAGTTCGAAGCCTACGATACGGTCCAGGATCCTTCGGGCTTGCTGGGCGTTAACCAAGTCAATGTCGATGGTTCTGGGGTGTTCGATGGCGTTGAGAATAGCCGGTTTGGTGATTTCCCTAAACACGATCCTTTTCGTGTCCGAGTCTTTAAGTTTCAGGGATTCTTTGAGGTGCCAAGCGATGGCTTCTCCCTCGCGGTCGTCATCGGACGCGAGATAGATAACTTCGGATGACTTTGCCAGTTTCTTGAGTTCGCTGATCACTTGCTTTTTGTCTTTGGAGACTTCGTAAGTGGGGCTGAACCCGTTATCTATGTCGATGGCCTTGTTGCCCTTAGTAAGGTCTCTGACATGGCCGTAACTAGAGACTACCTTGAAATCGTTCCCCAGATAACCTTCTATGGTTTTGGCTTTTGCCGGGGACTCGACGATTACCAGATTTTTATGCATTGAGGTAAACGGTCTTTCTAATGTTAAAAATCCCTTGTGTCGCTACTTGTTAACAACCTTGGGGGAGTTGAAAATCAAATATCATCACTTTTGGAGCTAAAATGCAAATTGTTAACCGAAATAAGGTTTCATCGCGATAATTATATTGTAAGCCCTGTAAGGGTATAACGAAAAAGCCATTCCTGTCAGGAATGGCTTTAAATATGTTTTTAAGAAAAGCTTTCTTACTTCGCTTTAGGAGCTCCGTTCATGATTTCCTCGTTAGCGAATTCCTCGTACTTGGCGAAGTTAGCGTTGAACTTGTCAGCAAGCTTGTTAACCTCAGTCTGGTACTTGGCGTCGTCGCCCCACAGAGTTCTTGGGTTGAGCAACTCAGCTGGAACCTCAGGACACTCAGTTGGGAAGCTTACGCCGAATTCTGGGTGCTCTTCGAAAGTAACACCGTCGAGTTTTCCTTCGAGAGCGGCGGTGATCATAGCGCGAGTGTACTTCAATTTAGTACGCTCACCTGAACCGTTGAGGCCAGTGTTGATCATCCAAACGTTAACGTTAGACTCTTCCATTTTCTTACCGAGCATCTCAGC
It encodes the following:
- the topA gene encoding type I DNA topoisomerase; translation: MHKNLVIVESPAKAKTIEGYLGNDFKVVSSYGHVRDLTKGNKAIDIDNGFSPTYEVSKDKKQVISELKKLAKSSEVIYLASDDDREGEAIAWHLKESLKLKDSDTKRIVFREITKPAILNAIEHPRTIDIDLVNAQQARRILDRIVGFELSPVLWKKIKAGLSAGRVQSVAVRLVVERERQIDHFTPETFFRVTAIFDLGNNKTLKAELPEKFKSEELAQQFLETCAGADFSIAKLDKKPGKKSPAPPFTTSTLQQEASRKLGYSVSRTMSLAQKLYEAGKITYMRTDSVTLSEEALKKAETEITQAYGADYHKQRVYKNKNSGAQEAHEAVRPTNFAVHSCGNDNGEKRLYELIWKRAIASQMSDAKLERTTAKIAISTSDKQFTASGQVITFEGFLKVYIESVDDDGGNGKDENKEMLPPLEIGQDLDLNHINARQGFSRPPARYTEASLVKTLEELGIGRPSTYAPTISTIQKRDYVVKEARDGKERPYRELTLTTERKLLAVDKTEITGAEKNKLFPTNTAMVVNDFLLEHFPNTFEYSFTAKVEKEFDEIAHGKVKWNDMLQSFYSSFHPKVEKTEGLERTEVNSSRELGTDPKTGKPVIARLGRFGPLVQLGESSEEEGAEKPQYASLRKGQFIESITLEDALELFKLPRQIGQYEDKVMTAAIGRFGPYIRHDSKFYSLGKEYDPLTVTAEESIAIIEAKRKADREKFIKGFDENPDVQVLNGRWGPYIKFEKKNVKIPKDTDPKSLTYEQCVELAEKTPEKKTRARKTKAKKA